The stretch of DNA GCCGTGGTCTCATTTCCGGGCTGTTGGCGAACGGCGTGCATGTTTCGGATCTGGAGACTATGCCGATCCCGGTGGTGCGGTATGGACTGCGCAAAGATAAGTTTGATGCCGGCATCTATGTACGGCATAATCCGGACGATTATCGCCAGATCGATTTCATCCTGTTCGATGGCAATGGGCTGGATATGCCGACCAGCAAGTTGAAGAAGATCGAACGGCAATATTTCGGTGAGGATTACGAACGCGCACCGCTCGACCGGATCGGACATCTCGACCGCCCCACCCGCGTGCTGGACAACTACCGTGAGGAGTTCCTGTCGGCTACGGATGTTGAATTGATCCGCCAGGCAGGATTTAAGATCGTGATCGATCACTCGAACGGCGCTTCCAGTCAGATCTTCCCCACGCTCTTCTCGCTTCTGGGGATCTCCGCGACTGAACTGAATGCGAGTCTCAATCCGCGGAAATTCTCTTCGTCGGCCGATGAGCAGTCGCAGGCGATCGTCCAACTGGCCGCGATCGTCACCTCGCTGAAGGCGGATATCGGATTCCGTCTCAACTCTGCCGCAGAGAAGCTGACGGTGGTTGATGAACAGGGGAAGCCGCTCGATCCGCAGATGCTGTTGCTGATTGTCACCGATCTCTACCTTCAGGTTCATCGTCCGAAAAAGATCGCGGTGCCAGTGGTAGCCTCGATGGGGATCGAGGAGGTGGCGCGGGAGTATGGCGTCGAGGTTGTGCGCGTGTCCAATGATCATCGCGCGATGATGGATGCGCACACTCGCGGCGGAATCGAATTTGTCGGCGGCACCAAGGGAGGATTCATTTTCCCCGGTTTCCAGATGGGAGCCGATGCCATGTTGGGCGCGGTGAAGATCCTGGAAATGATGGCCAAAACCCGCAGCCGGCTCGGACACCTCCGTCAAAGCCACGAAGCGTTTGTGCGGCAGTCCATTTCCGTCCCCTGCCCCTGGTCCAAGAAAGGGGACCGTGATGCGCCGCCTGATCGTCACGTCCAATGACAAAGAGCGGCAGTTGATCGATGGAGTCAGGATTTTTGAGAATGACGGCTGGGTGCTGATTGCACCAGACCGGCTGAAGGCCTCGTTTAATATTCACGCCGAGTCCCGCTCAAAAGAAGAGACCAACCGGCTGTTGGACCACTACCGCGCCTTTGTCGAGGAATCGCAGACTGCTTAGGTCGCGCTAGCCACACACATTCCCAACGGCCCCGTCGAGTGATCGCGGGGCCGTTTCCTTTTGGGCATCCGGTATTTGAGATAAAATCTATCCGCTTTATAAGGGGAATTCGCCCCATATTTCCGCAAAACACTAAACCAGCGAGTGATTTAGCCGAAACATGATATGACATCGTGGTTTGGGTGATGTGAACAGTTCACACCTGCCGGAATGCGATTGCGGACTATGGGGAAGGGTGAATGTTGATAAAAATTGAGACCGGGGACGCCTGCGGCGTACCTGGTTGCGGTTACCAGCAATAGAGGACCCAATGCTCCGATTTTTCTCCAACCTCAGTATGAGAGCCAAGTTTCTCAGCATCATCTCGATCTGCGCGCTGGGGATGATAAGTCTTGGAATAGTGTCATACAGCCTTCTCAACGAGGTGAAGGTCGGCGGGCAACTGTACGGTCGGATCACCGATGGCAAGGATCTTATCGCGGATATCCTCCCCCCGCCTGAGTATATCATCGAATCATACCTCGTCGTGACACAAATGACCGGCGAGACGGACCGTTACAAAATTCAACAATTGGCGGATCGCCTCACCACGCTCAAGAAAGAGTATTACGACCGTCGCGAAGTTTGGGAGAAAAAGCTGGAGAGCGGGGCACTGAAGACAACTCTGCTCAGACGCTCATATGAACCAGTAGAAGAATTCTATCGGGTGGTCGAACGGGATCTCGTTCCGGCCGCATTGGCTGGCCGTCAGCAGAAAGTCAGGGAACTTGCGTTCGGGCAACTAGGCGAACTGTACACCAAACATCGCGAGGCCATTCTTGAGGTGGTTGAACTTGCCAACGGACGGAATGCGCAGATTGAAGCACTCAGTGGCGCGATCATCAGCAGCAAAGTACAGATCCTGACGTTTTTCACCGGCCTCTTCGTGCTGGTAGTATTTGCATTGGGGTGGATGATAAATCGAGTGACTGTCGGCCCGATCAAGCAACTGACCAGTATTGCTGACAGGCTCTGTGTTGGGGATGCCCGTCAGACTGTGACGATCGAGTCGAAGGATGAGATCGGGCAATTAGCGGACTCGTTCCGCAAGCTGGTTGCGTATCTGGGTGACCTGACGAATCTCACGTCGCGCATAGCGGAGAATGATCTGACCGCTCGGGTCAAGCCGCGGTCGGAGAATGACCAACTCGGACTTGCTTTCCAGAAAATGATCACCAATTTTTCGGCGCTGGTGCGCCAATTGGCAGACAGCGCGCGTGAACTGGCATCGGCGGCCTCGCAGGTAGCGGCAGCGGCCAACCAGATGTCCTCGGGCTCCAAATCCCAGGCTGACCGAGTCAGCCAGGTGACAGCCGCAGTCGAGGAGATGAGTGCTACGATTCTGGAATCCTCGCGCAACGCAGGCGATGTTCGGAATGCCTCGCAGGAAGCCTCGGATACCGCGTTGAGTGGCGGAAAGATCGTCAATGACACGGTCCTTGAGATGCAGCATATCTCGGACGTGGTCCGCCAGTCGGCAGACTCTATTGGTAACCTGGCGAAGTCGGCCGACCAGATCGGACAGATCATCAGCGTGATCGATGATATCGCCAGTCAGACCAATCTGCTGGCGCTGAATGCGGCGATTGAAGCCGCTCGGGCGGGCGAACAAGGACGCGGGTTTGCCGTGGTGGCCGACGAGGTTCGCAAGCTGGCCGAAAGAACTGGCAAAGCGACTGGCGAAATCAGCTCGATGATAAAGGGGATTCAGAGCGAAACAAGCAACGCGGTCAGCTCCATGCAGAACGGCCTCAAGCAGGTGGACCATGGCCGTGAACTGGCCGACAAGGCTGGAAGCAGTCTGACCGGGATCGTGACGATGTCTCAGCAGGTGGTCAATATGATCATGCAGATCGCGACGGCGGCGAATGAACAGTCGGCCGCGGCCGAAGAGATCAGCCGGAGTATCGAAGGGATCAACACCTCCATTCGGGAAAATGCCACCGGGGCCGCACAGTCAGCGACTGCCGCCGAGGAACTGCACCATCAGGCCGAACAGCTCCAGCAGGTAGTCGCCAAGTTCAAGGTGAACTGATTTCATTCCCGGACACAATTAGCGCAAAAAATATGACCGCCGAACCACGAGAGTTCGACGGTCATGAATGATAGGTTGGGAACTATGTAAACCTTGCTGGCGTGTGTTGGGCACGTTCAGCCTGGCCTTTGGTTATTATATGTGAGTTGCCTGCCAAAAGTTTCAGATTTCTGATAACTGCTTGGCAGATAAAACGTAATCCTAACAATTCCGGACCCACAAGAACTCCGTACTTGTCATTTGGCTGTTCTGCCGTATTTTGGCGAGATTAAGCATGAACCGGAATTAACCAGGAGCAAAGACTGTCGTGGATTATACCAGCAGAACCAAAATTGCCAGGATCCTGGTCGACGATACCATACCTGTCGACTCCACTTTAATTATCCTTGGGTGGGTTCGGACTGTCCGGACCGGCAAGGAGGTGGCATTCGTTGAGGTGAATGATGGTTCTTGCATGAAGAATCTCCAGGGCGTGGTCAACGATCCGTCCAAACACCCTGTTCTCGATAAGATACTGACCGGCGCCGCGGTTAGGATGAAAGGGAAGCTTATCCCCTCCGCTGGCAAAGGGCAGAAATATGAACTGGCGGTGGAGGAGTTGAATCTGGTCGGCGAGGCGGATGCAACCTTTCCGTTACAGAAGAAGCGCCACAGCATGGAGTTCCTCCGTGATATCGCGCATCTCCGCCCGCGTACCAACACGTTTGGCGCGGTGAACCGGCTTCGTTCGAAGATCGCCTATGCGATTCACCAGTACTACCAGGAGCGCGGGTTCTTCTACGTTCACACACCGATCATCTC from bacterium encodes:
- a CDS encoding HAMP domain-containing protein, coding for MRAKFLSIISICALGMISLGIVSYSLLNEVKVGGQLYGRITDGKDLIADILPPPEYIIESYLVVTQMTGETDRYKIQQLADRLTTLKKEYYDRREVWEKKLESGALKTTLLRRSYEPVEEFYRVVERDLVPAALAGRQQKVRELAFGQLGELYTKHREAILEVVELANGRNAQIEALSGAIISSKVQILTFFTGLFVLVVFALGWMINRVTVGPIKQLTSIADRLCVGDARQTVTIESKDEIGQLADSFRKLVAYLGDLTNLTSRIAENDLTARVKPRSENDQLGLAFQKMITNFSALVRQLADSARELASAASQVAAAANQMSSGSKSQADRVSQVTAAVEEMSATILESSRNAGDVRNASQEASDTALSGGKIVNDTVLEMQHISDVVRQSADSIGNLAKSADQIGQIISVIDDIASQTNLLALNAAIEAARAGEQGRGFAVVADEVRKLAERTGKATGEISSMIKGIQSETSNAVSSMQNGLKQVDHGRELADKAGSSLTGIVTMSQQVVNMIMQIATAANEQSAAAEEISRSIEGINTSIRENATGAAQSATAAEELHHQAEQLQQVVAKFKVN